A window of the Vespa velutina chromosome 7, iVesVel2.1, whole genome shotgun sequence genome harbors these coding sequences:
- the LOC124950664 gene encoding actin-interacting protein 1 — translation MSYETKYIFATLPKTQRGQPLVLGGDPKGKNFLYTNGNSVIIRNIDNPAIADIYTEHSCPVNLAKYSPSGFYIASGDQSGKVRIWDTVNKEHILKNEFHPIGGPIKDIAWSPDSQRMIVVGEGRERFGHVFMAETGTSVGEISGQSKSINSCDFRPTRPFRLITGSEDNTIAVFEGPPFKFKMTKQEHTRFVQAVRYSPSGNLFASAGFDGKVFIYDGTTSDLVGEVGSPSHQGGVYGVSWKPDGTQLLTASGDKTCRLWDVETRSLISEFNMGTTVDDQQVSCLWQGVHLLSVSLSGFINYLDVNNPSKPIRIIKGHNKPITVLTLSPDRSTIYTGSHDGYITSWNAETGENDRVRGNGHGNQINGMKAANNILYTAGIDDTLRSVDIETCAYSDNSIKLDSQPRGLDIFEDKVIVASVRQVIVTQDGRKVSSTPTEYEPSCVSINQDNADVAIGSASDNKVYIYGLVGTTLTQKTEVVHLGPVTDVAYSPDNKYLVACDANRKVVLYAVPEYKPAHNREWGFHNARVNCVAWSRDSEMVASGSLDTTIIIWSVSNPAKHTIIKNAHPQSQITRLVWLDEETLISVGQDCNTKIWRIEKI, via the exons ATGTCATATGAAACAA aatatatatttgctaCATTGCCCAAGACACAAAGAGGGCAACCTCTTGTATTAGGTGGAGatccaaaaggaaaaaatttcttatataccaATGGTAATAGTGTCATCATTAGAAATATTGAT AATCCAGCAATTGCTGATATTTATACAGAACATTCTTGCCCTGTAAACCTTGCCAAATATTCTCCAAGTGGTTTTTATATAGCATCAGGCG atcagTCTGGGAAAGTACGTATTTGGGATACTGTGAATAAAgaacatattttaaaaaatgaatttcatcCAATTGGTGGACCAATCAAAGACATTGCTTGGTCACCCGACAGTCAACGCATGATTGTTGTTGgtgaaggaagagagag atTTGGACATGTATTTATGGCAGAAACTGGTACATCCGTGGGTGAAATATCTGGTCAAAGTAAGTCAATCAACTCGTGTGACTTCAGACCGACAAGACCATTTAGATTGATTACTGGTAGTGAAGATAATACTATTGCTGTTTTTGAGGGTCCACCATTTAAGTTTAA aaTGACGAAACAGGAACACACTCGTTTCGTACAAGCTGTACGTTATTCGCCAAGTGGAAATTTATTTGCATCTGCAGGCTTTGATGggaaagtatttatatacgatGGAACAACATCTGATCTTGTCGGTGAAGTTGGCTCTCCTTCACATCAAGGTGGTGTTTACGGG gTCAGCTGGAAACCAGATGGCACTCAATTATTAACAGCATCAGGAGATAAAACGTGTAGATTATGGGATGTAGAAACTCGATCTTTAATTAGTGAATTCAATATGGGAACTACGGTTGATGATCAACAA GTTAGTTGTTTATGGCAAGGTGTACACTTATTATCTGTTTCTCTCAGTGGgtttatcaattatttggaTGTTAATAATCCTTCAAAAcctataagaataataaag ggTCATAATAAGCCAATTACTGTTCTAACACTGAGCCCTGATAGATCAACAATTTACACAGGATCTCACGATGGTTATATAACTAGTTGGAATGCAGAAACAGGCGAAAATGATCGTGTACGAGGAAACGGTCATGGAAATCAAATTAATGGAATGAAAGCTGccaacaatattttatacactGCTGGCATTGATGATACTTTAAGGTCTGTAGACATAGAAACGTGTGCGTATTCAGATAATTCTATCAAATTAGATTCTCAACCACGAGGCTTAGATATTTTTGAAGATAAGGTTATCGTCGCTTCTGTACGACAg gtaATAGTTACACAAGATGGTCGAAAAGTTTCAAGTACACCGACCGAATATGAACCGTCATGTGTGTCAATTAATCAAGATAACGCGGACGTAGCTATAGGATCGGCATCAGACAATAAA GTTTATATTTATGGATTAGTAGGAACAACATTAACTCAAAAGACTGAAGTAGTACATTTAGGTCCGGTTACTGATGTTGCATACAGTCctgacaataaatatttagtaGCCTGTGACGCAAATCGAAAAGTTGTCCTTTATGCTGTTCCAGAGTATaag ccTGCTCACAATAGAGAATGGGGTTTCCATAATGCAAGAGTAAATTGTGTTGCATGGTCACGTGATTCGGAAATGGTTGCTAGTGGAAGTTTAGACactacaattattatttggaGCGTATCCAATCCAGCCAAGCAtacgattataaaaa ATGCTCATCCGCAAAGTCAAATTACACGTTTAGTTTGGTTGGATGAAGAAACTTTGATATCAGTTGGTCAGGACTGTAATACTAAAATATGgcgtatagaaaaaatttaa
- the LOC124950669 gene encoding protein abrupt, translating to MEGQQFCLRWHNFQNTLLSSLPKLLDGGHLTDVTLSAGGRHIHAHKIILSACSYYFKELFKDLSSLQHPVIILPGMEYGNLCALVTFMYSGEVNIYQEQLPALLAMANTLHIRGLADIGGKNPRHDNGLCVQSPVTTQPQEKTLIEETIKKETKDCVTGTESIESLSMPEVAPNLEEESYNEQESIPYCVKTTPYYSINAKLNQREKVPGLINASSNKYMEKGYTDNAMDETASVSEDMNTVRTDVKPPIWDSNFKFLGSSASNRTSHIYNKSSVTCHVCGKQLSNQYNLRVHMETHSNSSYSCTACSHVSRSRDALRKHISYRHPVATPQKRSRYNTSKQ from the exons ATGGAAGGACAACAGTTTTGTTTACGGTGgcataattttcaaaatactcTATTGAGTTCTTTGCCAAAGTTACTAGATGGTGGGCATTTAACAGATGTTACTTTAAGTGCAGGAGGAAGACACATTCATGCtcataaaattatactttctgcttgtagttattatttcaaagaattatttaag GACTTAAGCTCTTTACAGCATCCAGTCATCATATTACCAGGCATGGAATATGGAAATTTGTGTGCATTAGTTACATTTATGTACAGTGgagaagtaaatatttatcaagagCAATTACCTGCACTTTTAGCTATGGCAAATACTTTGCATATTCGTGGCTTAGCTGATATTGGTGGG AAAAATCCAAGGCATGATAATGGCTTATGTGTTCAATCTCCTGTGACGACTCAACCTCAAGAGAAAACATTGATtgaagaaacgataaagaaagaaactaaagACTGCGTGACTGGAACAGAATCAATAGAATCACTATCAATGCCTGAAGTTGCGCCTAATTTAGAAGAAGAATCTTATAACGAACAAGAAAGTATACCATATTGTGTAAAGACGACACCGTACTATTCGATAAAtgcaaaattaaatcaaagagaaaaggtACCTGGTCTTATTAATGCGTCATCCAACAAATACATGGAGAAAGGATATACAGATAATGCAATGGATGAAACTGCTTCAGTATCGGAAGATATGAATACAGTGCGAACAGACGTAAAACCACCTATTTGGGATTCAAACTTCAAATTTCTTGGCTCATCTGCATCTAATAGAACttcacatatttataataaatctagTGTTACATGTCACGTTTGTGGTAAACAATTAAGTAATCAATACAATTTACGAGTGCACATGGAAACTCACAGTAACAGCTCATACAGTTGCACAGCATGCTCACACGTCTCACGGTCACGGGATGCTTTAAGAAAACATATTTCATATAGACATCCAGTAGCTACACCCCAAAAACGTTCACGGTACAACACTTCAAAACAATAG
- the LOC124950666 gene encoding putative Dol-P-Glc:Glc(2)Man(9)GlcNAc(2)-PP-Dol alpha-1,2-glucosyltransferase isoform X1 produces the protein MTLLKKNSRSIYYSMYKYVLSVIFIISTASLFIYLNRIQPHYFIDEMFHIPQVLHYCDGNFTVWDSKITTLPGLYFLTAAILSPLNLCNILYIRCINLFGTFANLYLTYSLMKQIHKNKWEDWIQLEVAYNITMFPPLFFWFFLYYTDVVSVNIVLLMLLLHFRTYYKISAFVGLLSILVRQTNVIWVIFLAMERIVDLLNQHMQKPITSTAINTPIHLKLLWKSIMDKVNNGKIAFIKFFIEISINLFPYIMVGVIFLIFLIWNGGIVVGDRTAHVPVIHISQLFYFSLFIFSFLWPYMIPHYLKFFQNIQDHWILSSLIFALITIIVHCNTLVHPYVLADNRHYTFYIWNKFMGKYVIFKYILIPVYCFTIYSTLYGISHIRFATQINFIFCTVIVLIPQLLLEPRYFIIPYIFYRLSMRKPKPWQIIMESLTNSLINFLQFFIFINKVFYWEDQTYPQRISW, from the exons atgacattgttaaaaaaaaattctcgatcgatttattattcgatgTATAAATATGTCTTGTctgtaatattcattataagcACTGCatcactttttatatatttaaatagaattcaaccgcattattttattgatgaaATGTTTCATATACCTCAAGTTTTGCATTATTGCGATGGAAATTTTACAGTG tGGGATTCTAAAATAACAACTTTACCTGGCTTATATTTTCTCACTGCTGCAATATTATCCCCTTTAAATCtttgtaatatattgtatataagatGTATCAATTTATTCGGTACATTTGCAAATCTTTATCTTACGTACTCTTTAATGaaacaaatacataaaaataagtgGGAAGATTGGATACAATTAGAAGTagcatataatattacaatgtttCCTCCATTGTTTTTCTggttttttctatattatacgGATGTTGTATCTGTTAACATCGTTTtattgatgttattattacattttcgaacatattataaaatttcagcTTTCGTTG GATTATTAAGCATACTGGTCAGACAAACAAATGTTATTTGGGTTATATTTCTTGCTATGGAACGTATTGTGGATTTATTAAATCAACATATGCAAAAACCTATAACATCTACGGCCATTAATACACCAATTCATTTAAAG TTATTATGGAAGAGTATAATGGACAAAGTAAATAATGGTAAAATtgcatttattaaattctttattgaAATAAGTATTAATCTTTTTCCCTACATAATGGTAggtgtaatatttttaatctttcttatttgGAATGGAGGTATTGTAGTTGGAGATCGTACTGCACATGTACCTGTGATCCATATatcacaattattttatttttctcttttcatattttctttcttatggCCTTACATGATACctcattatttaaaattttttcaaaatatacagGATCATTGGATCTTATCAAGTTTAATTTTTGCActtataacaattatagtCCATTGCAATACTCTTGTTCATCCGTATGTATTAGCAGATAATAGgcattatacattttatatatggaACAAATTTATGGGCAAATatgttattttcaaatatatcttaATACCTGTATATTGTTTTACGATTTATAGTACACTGTATGGTATAAGTCATATAAGATTTGCAAcacaaatcaattttattttttgcacagttattgttcttataccacaattattattagaaccacgatattttattataccatatattttttatcgtttaagtATGAGAAAACCCAAACCTTGGCAAATTATAATGGAATCACTTACGAATTcacttatcaattttttacaatttttcatatttattaataaagtattttattgGGAAGATCAAACTTATCCCCAGAGAATATCTTGGTGA
- the LOC124950666 gene encoding putative Dol-P-Glc:Glc(2)Man(9)GlcNAc(2)-PP-Dol alpha-1,2-glucosyltransferase isoform X2: MFHIPQVLHYCDGNFTVWDSKITTLPGLYFLTAAILSPLNLCNILYIRCINLFGTFANLYLTYSLMKQIHKNKWEDWIQLEVAYNITMFPPLFFWFFLYYTDVVSVNIVLLMLLLHFRTYYKISAFVGLLSILVRQTNVIWVIFLAMERIVDLLNQHMQKPITSTAINTPIHLKLLWKSIMDKVNNGKIAFIKFFIEISINLFPYIMVGVIFLIFLIWNGGIVVGDRTAHVPVIHISQLFYFSLFIFSFLWPYMIPHYLKFFQNIQDHWILSSLIFALITIIVHCNTLVHPYVLADNRHYTFYIWNKFMGKYVIFKYILIPVYCFTIYSTLYGISHIRFATQINFIFCTVIVLIPQLLLEPRYFIIPYIFYRLSMRKPKPWQIIMESLTNSLINFLQFFIFINKVFYWEDQTYPQRISW; this comes from the exons ATGTTTCATATACCTCAAGTTTTGCATTATTGCGATGGAAATTTTACAGTG tGGGATTCTAAAATAACAACTTTACCTGGCTTATATTTTCTCACTGCTGCAATATTATCCCCTTTAAATCtttgtaatatattgtatataagatGTATCAATTTATTCGGTACATTTGCAAATCTTTATCTTACGTACTCTTTAATGaaacaaatacataaaaataagtgGGAAGATTGGATACAATTAGAAGTagcatataatattacaatgtttCCTCCATTGTTTTTCTggttttttctatattatacgGATGTTGTATCTGTTAACATCGTTTtattgatgttattattacattttcgaacatattataaaatttcagcTTTCGTTG GATTATTAAGCATACTGGTCAGACAAACAAATGTTATTTGGGTTATATTTCTTGCTATGGAACGTATTGTGGATTTATTAAATCAACATATGCAAAAACCTATAACATCTACGGCCATTAATACACCAATTCATTTAAAG TTATTATGGAAGAGTATAATGGACAAAGTAAATAATGGTAAAATtgcatttattaaattctttattgaAATAAGTATTAATCTTTTTCCCTACATAATGGTAggtgtaatatttttaatctttcttatttgGAATGGAGGTATTGTAGTTGGAGATCGTACTGCACATGTACCTGTGATCCATATatcacaattattttatttttctcttttcatattttctttcttatggCCTTACATGATACctcattatttaaaattttttcaaaatatacagGATCATTGGATCTTATCAAGTTTAATTTTTGCActtataacaattatagtCCATTGCAATACTCTTGTTCATCCGTATGTATTAGCAGATAATAGgcattatacattttatatatggaACAAATTTATGGGCAAATatgttattttcaaatatatcttaATACCTGTATATTGTTTTACGATTTATAGTACACTGTATGGTATAAGTCATATAAGATTTGCAAcacaaatcaattttattttttgcacagttattgttcttataccacaattattattagaaccacgatattttattataccatatattttttatcgtttaagtATGAGAAAACCCAAACCTTGGCAAATTATAATGGAATCACTTACGAATTcacttatcaattttttacaatttttcatatttattaataaagtattttattgGGAAGATCAAACTTATCCCCAGAGAATATCTTGGTGA
- the LOC124950667 gene encoding galactosylgalactosylxylosylprotein 3-beta-glucuronosyltransferase P: MKPSMKMGVIALIGVCVVFYQYHLSTGVRFDQAIDFSAGGSIDDEVESHQIKFPRFTSDMVMNAVRRVQDLNGLSPEVGTLLIKEIWYQLNKNVLETTENDSRILRPCSKLVTSNVACMPSLSSSSTKNEISLDPLYIITPTYRRPEQIPELTRMSHTLMLVKNVHWLVIEDAYVATKQVTRLLERTGLKFDHLTAPMPEKYKFKNGAKPRGVSNRNRGLQWIRANATKGVLYFADDDNTYDIALFDEIRKTKTVSMFPVGLCTKFGLSSPIIKNGTFAGFYDGWVAGRKFPVDMAGFAVNVKFLLQRPNATMPFRAGYEEDGFLKSLAPLEPRDVQLLADNCTRVLAWHTQTKKNEPSAPLNMKLYGSTNLVKLKEQIV; this comes from the exons ATGAAACCGTCCATGAAAATGGGAGTGATCGCCTTGATTGGTGTTTGTGTggtattttatcaatatcacCTGTCTACAGGAGTTAGATTCGATCAGGCGATCGATTTTAGTGCCGGTGGGTCTATCGATGATGAGGTTGAATCTCATCAGATTAAGTTCCCAAGGTTTACCTCAGATATG GTAATGAACGCGGTACGTCGAGTACAAGATTTGAATGGTCTCAGTCCAGAAGTTGGTACATTATTGATCAAAGAAATATGGTATCAACTCAATAAAAATGTCCTTGAAACTACGGAAAACGATTCGCGAATTTTACGACCTTGTTCAAAACTTGTCACTTCGAACGTCGCATGTATGCCTTCCTTATCATCATCGTCCACGaagaatgaaatatctttGGATCCTCTCTACATTATAACACCGACTTATCGTAGACCAGAACAAATTCCAGAGCTCACTAGGATGTCTCACACGCTTATGTTAGTTAAAAATGTTCATTGGCTCGTAATAGAGGATGCATACGTAGCCACGAAACAAGTTACGAGATTACTCGAACGTACGGGTTTAAAATTCGATCATCTAACAG CGCCGATgccagaaaaatataaatttaaaaatggtgCAAAACCACGTGGCGTTTCTAACAGAAATCGTGGCTTGCAATGGATAAGAGCGAACGCAACGAAAGGTGTACTTTATTTCGCTGATGATGATAACACCTATGACATAGCTTTGTTCGACGAG ATCCGTAAAACGAAAACTGTGTCAATGTTTCCGGTTGGTCTTTGTACCAAATTTGGTTTGAGTTCTCCGATTATAAAGAACGGAACGTTTGCTGGTTTCTATGATGGATGGGTCGCTGGTCGTAAGTTTCCAGTTGACATGGCAGGATTTGCCGTGAATGTCAAATTTTTACTTCAAAGGCCAAACGCCACGATGCCGTTTAGAGCTGGTTACGAGGAAGATGGTTTCTTGAAGAGTCTTGCACCGTTAGAACCACGAGACGTACAATTATTGGCAGACAATTGTACAAGAGTACTCGCGTGGCATAcgcaaacaaaaaagaatgaacCAAGTGCACCATTGAATATGAAACTCTATGGGTCGACAAATCTCGTTAAATTGAAGGAACAAATAGTATGA